GCGGAAATCGCATGGGCCGCATGGTCGTCGGACATGATGTACAGAATGTTGGGCTGCTCTGCGCCGACAACTTCCGGTTGCGGAGACATCAGCTCGCACAGCAGGCAGACGGTGATCGTAGTCATCGCGCGATTCATGAATGGCACCTCGGGAGTTGCTGTGTTGCCACCGTTTTGTGAACTGATCCGCTACGAAAGGATCTCCGTGATCAGATTTCCGCCGAACTGGCTGAGCTGCTTGAAGCGACCGGCGTGGAAATAGGTCAGTTTGTTGTCGTCCAGGCCCAGCAGATGCAGCAGCGTGACGTGCAGGTCGCGGATGGGATGCACGCAATCGACGGCGGTCGAGCCCAGATCATCGGTCGCGCCGACGACTCCGGGTTTCACACCGCCGCCCGCCAGCAGCATTGTCATCGCGCGATTGTTGTGGCCTCGCCCGAGTGAATACACGCCGCCGCGCTTGTTGTTGTCCGGCGTGCGGCCGAATTCTCCCGTCCAGATCACGAGCGTATCGTTCAGCATGCCGCGTTGTTTCAGGTCGCGGATCAGTGCCGCCATCGGCTTGTCGACGCTTCTGATGCGAGCCGTGTGCCCCTGCTGCAGATAGTCGTGACTGTCCCAGCCTCCACTGAAGATCTGGACAAAGCGCACACCCTGTTCGACAAGCCTTCGCGCCATCAGGCACTGACGGCCGAACGTCTGCGTGTCCGGATCGTCGATGCCGTACATTCGGTGCGTGTTCTGCGTCTCCTGATTCAGATCGATCACGTCCGGCACTTCCGCCTGCATGCGAAAAGCCAGCTCGTAACTTTCGATTCGTGCAGCGAGTGTTTCATCGCTGCCGCCGACCGATTCCAGATGTTTCCGGTTCAGCCAGGCCAGCTCGTCGAGTGCCCGGCGCTGATGTTCACGCGTCTTGTTGGGCTGCGATGCCAGATCCAGCAGCGGCGAACCTTCGGGCCGCAGGCGCGTTCCCTGATAGTGCGGCGGAAGAAATCCGTTGCTCCAGTTGGTGGATCCTCCCTGTGGCAGTGCCAGTTCCGTCATCACGACATAGCCGGGCAGATTCCGGTTTTCCGTTCCCAGTCCGTACGTGGTCCACGCGCCGAGAGCCGGATCGCCGCCAAGCCGGCTGCCGGTGTTCATGTGGAACAATGCTTCCGGGTGATTCAGTGATTCCGCCTGGCAGCCGCGGAAGTTGCACAGTTCGTCGGCGACATACGAATCGGCCAGGTGCTGCCACTGGTCACACATCTCAATTCCGGTGTTCCCCACTCTGCGAAATGAAAACGGGCTGCCGACGAAGAACTTAAATCCGGTCTCCTGTCCGAACGACAGCTTCGATTCCGTCTTATGCAGTCGTGACAGATCCGGTTTCGGGTCGAACGTGTCCATGTGGCCTGGACCGCCTTCCATGAACAGCATGATGACGTTCTTCACCCGCGCGGGAAACATCGGCTGCTTTGAAGCCAGGGGTCCGGCCGCGGCTGGCTGATCTTCGGCAGGCTGATCTTCGGCAAGCAGTTGTGACAGCCGCGACGCCGCCAAGGATGCGCCGAGCCCGTAGAGGAAGCTGCGTCGTGATCGATGAGTCTCAGGTGACAGTTGACGATTGATGCTCCCGGTCATTGCGTCTTGCCGTTTTCGTACTTGGAAGTCAGGGCCGTCACCGTGGACAGTGTGCCGGCAGGTTCTGTTTCAATTCACGTACATGAACTCGTTCGCATTCAGCAGCAGCAGGCACACGTCCGCCAGAGCCCGCGTTTCCGGCGAAACATCTGCGGCTTTGGTGTCGGCCACGTAGTCTTCGAACACGGGAAGAATCTCCTGGTACTCGAACACTCGTCCGGAGAATTCCTCAACCAGCGACCGCGTGATTTCGGCGGGGTACGTGACAGGTCTTGCGTGTGTCGTTTGATGGTAGGCGACCATCTCGCCGAGATATCGCAGCAGGTGAGCCGTTTCGTCGGTCGTTACGGATCGGCCGAACGCCAGTTGAAGGCGCGGTCAACCTGCGCGCCGGATCATCGGACTCGCGCTGCAGGCGCAGGGCGAAGGCAATGCAGCGGTCGGTCATTTGATCGCTGTTCAGCAGCGTGAAGACCTGCGGTGCCGGTGCCGCTGATTCCCGCTGTTCGCAGGATTCGTTGGGATTCGGCTGGTTGAACAGTTCCGTGAACGGATCGGCCTGACCGCGCACGTGATAGGCATAGATCGTGCGACAATTCCTCGGCCGGCGTGCGCGACGGCTGGTAGGCGGGTGCCACGGAAAACTGAATCATCCGCGGCTGCGGCGCGACTTCCATGTTAATCTCCGGCATGACGGGCAGTCCGCCGTCACGCTGCATGAGTTCGCCGGTGATGAGCAGGATGCCGTCGCGGATTTCCTCGGCACTCAGTCGACGACGAGGGAAGTGCGACAGCAGCCGGTTGGCCGGATCTTTCGTCTTCCAGCCGTCGTCGACGGTCGGAACGGACGACCGCTGATACGCTTCGGTCAGCATGATCCGGCGATGCAGACGCTTGATCTTCCAACCACCGGACACAAGGTCGGCCGCGAGTAGATCGAGCAATTCGGGGTGTGACGGCTTCGCTCCCTTCGCTCCGAAGTTGTTGGTATTGGCGGCCAGGCCGACGCCAAAATGTCCCTGCCAGATGCGGTTAACGATCGACCGGGTGGTCAGCGGGTTGGCCGGATCGGCGATCCAGCCGCCAGGCCCAGCCTTCGGCCGTCGATGTCCGTGGTCAGCAGATAAGGATCGTTCGCCGTCGAATCGGCGGTGACCGGTACGGCGCTCAGCACACCGGGTGAGACCTGGTCACCAACCGCCGTGAGGGCTCCACCCGTGAGAATATGACTCTGAGGCGGCGGCGCGTTCTTTGCCCGCGCGATTCGTAACTTGCGGGCGGCGTTCCAGGCCAGGTTCGCCGCCGGAGCGTTATAGACACTTTGTGCCATCGGCTCGTAACGTTCCAGCCGCCGAGTCCAGATCCATTCATCCTGTTCGCGAACCTTGAGCTGCCCTTCGTCGATGTAGTCCAGTCCGACGGCTCGCGGCGGCTTTTCTTCGTCCGGCAGATCCTTTCGAGCCGCCTCGTCCGTGTAGGGCAGGTTGTGTTCCTGAAACCATTTCAGCGCCGCGGCTTCTCGTTTTTCGACGAGTCTGTTTTTCTCCGTGACGGCGAAGTCGAGCATTCGCCGGGCGTGAGCACGGCCCGAGTCGAAGCCGGCGCCGTTCTCGCGCGGGAGGAACGGTACCGAACGTTCGGCCATATGCGTGGTCGCGAAGGCGGCATACATCCGATAGTAATCACGAGTCGGGATCGGATCGAACTTGTGGTCATGACACTTGACGCAGCGCATTGTGGTCGAAAGAAATGTCTGGCCGGTGATGTTGACAAGATCGTCCAGCCAGAGCTGGCGAGCTTCCTCAGCCGTGACCATTGCGTTGTCCCACGGACCAAGACGCAGGAAGCCGCTGGCCACGATCCATTCGGCTTCTTCCGGTGTGTAGTCGCCGCTGATCTGAGTCTGATGCACGACAGATTCTGCGCCGCCGGTTCGCCGGCGAACCGATTCATCGGCCAGTTCATCGCCGGCAAGTTGTTCGATGATGAACCTGTCGTATGGCTTGTCGTCATTGAAGGCCCTGATGACGTAATCGCGATAACGCCACATGTTTGAACGTTCGAAATCGTTCGACATGCCGCCTGTGTCGGCGTAGCGCGTGACGTCCAGCCAGTGCCGCGCCCAGTGTTCGCCATAGCGCGGGCTGGCCAGTAGTCGATCGACCAGCGCGCTCCAGGCGGCATTGTGGTCGTGTGTCTCAGCGGCGACAAATTCGTCAACGTCTTCCGGTGTCGGCGGCAGTCCGTGCAGATCCCATGTCGCGCGGCGGATCAGCGTGCGAGCGTCGGCACGTGCAGCGGGTCTGATGCCTGCGGTGCGCAGACTGCGCAGGATCAAAGCGTCGATGATGGAAGGCGATTGACGGTTGACGATGGATGCCTGCTGACCGCTGGCGGATGAGCGTGAGTTCGCGTCCGGCGCGTGGACTTCGTCGATCAGCACTCGCAGTTCTTCTTTCGTCAATTCCCGCACCGGCTGAAATGCCCACAGGTCGTCGGGCTGATAGCGGCGATCGGTCCATTCCTGTGACGTGCCGCCGCTGCTGGTCATGCGAATGCCGTCGTCGGTCACGGCCTGCGACCGGGCTTCCGTTCGATAGCGGGCCTGCGTTTCGTCATCGGGCCAGGGAGCACCCGCATTGATCCAGCGTTCGACCAATGCGATCTGATCGGGCGTCAGGCGATCGTTTTCCTTCGGCGGCATTTCCAGAGTTTCCCAGCGAATGGCCGGCAGCAGTGAGCCTTCGCCGGAACGGCCGGGGACGACCGCCGGTTCCCCGGATTCGCCGCCTTTCAGCAGCCGCTGCCGATCGACGACGCTGAACTGCGCCTGAATGTCGTCGGGATCACCGCCATGACAACCGAGGCACTTTTCCTTTAGCAGCGGCAGAACTTTGAGCGTGAAGTCGCGTTCCGCCGGCTTCGCATCATCGGCCGAAGCAACGCCGCACGAACACAACAACGCAGCGCCGACGAGCATACTCACGATCGGCAATTGACGGCGTTGGATTTGTGTTGTCATTGCGTTCGACATTCGCAGATTTCCGTTCCGACTTCATGGGCCAATATGCGTCGACCGATTCCATCCGGACCTGGCGGTGCTGTGCCATGGCAGCCGGCGGATCAGCCGTCTTCCAGCATCCATTGTGTTGCCTGGCGCTGGGGGTGAGAAGCGTATTTGATGCGGCGTTTCGTGTTCGAACCAGTCACGAAAACTGGCTGAATCGACCAGGTGTTGCCGGGAGTGCCTGGTTGTGCGGCAGATGCGGGGCCGACTGCGGGTTCAACAGCCTCGCGACGACGCGCCAAATTGTCGGTTCGCGCCAAGGCCGTGTGGCGGCCGATTGAAGCGAAAGCGGCTCAGCCGACGTCGCCGGAATGCTGCCCGGCAGCGTGCCTTCATTCCATCTGACGCAGGTGCTGCGGGAGTCTCTGCAGGACATCGAACATCTTGAACGAATCGTGAAGCATGTCGATGTTGTCAATTCCCGCGAATTCAACGCGATGCGATCGTGTTCATCGTGACGCGCTGCTGTTGGGACTGTAGATGGCCGCGAAGCCGATCTCCGTCTCGGCAGGCTCGTCCGTGTTGCTGCGGCGAGCTTCGATCCGAAGGCCGTACGACTGCCGAACCGGGACCTTCAGCCGCAGCGGCAGATCGCCCACCGATTCGCATTCGACTTCCGGTGTGCCGGCCAGCGGAGGCGAAAACGGCACGTGCAGATTCACCTTCTTCTGACCGCGCTCGAAGCGGACCAGCATGGTTCCTTCGACAAGCTCGCTGCCGGATTCGTCCCTGTAACGTTCAAACTTTGGCGCGGCCAGATTTTCGTGACTCGGGTGCTCAACGCGCAGGGTGTCCGGCGCAGGTTCGCTGCGGAATCCGATTTTTTCGTTCCGTATGTCACGTTCCGGAACGTCGTGGACCGGAACCTCGTGAACCGAAACGTCGGCTGCGTCATCGTCAATGAAATCATCGAGCGCGATCAACGGCAGCAGAGGTGCGACCGGTGGCACTGCTGGACGTTCCGCGGGCGGCAGCGGTCGTGAATCGACGAATGGTGCCGGCTCGGCCGCGGGTCTGACGGAATCCGGCCGCGATTCGTCCGCAGAGGGAACGTCGCGGCGTTTTCGCGGTGGAACGGTCCTCCGGCCGATGGACATCGACCGACGCCGGCGTGGTACCGTCGGCGGCGTTGACGGCCACGGGCTTTCGGATGGGTTCGAAGCTTCCGGAATATTCCGATGACGGTTCTGCTTCTCCGGCGTCGGCGTGGCGAGCGTCGGCCCGGCGACGGCGACGTTCGGCAAGTCGTTCGGCTCGCGTCAGCCGGGTACCGTCCAGCACGGCGGATCGTCCGCGGTAGGCACTGGAGCCAGCGACGGTCTCGGAGTCGCGGCGACCGCTTTGGCGACGACCGGATCCTTCAGCCAGTTGGTTTCCGTGACGGGAAATCCACGCATCGGGAATCTCCATTTCCGAGCGGGCTGCAGGTACGTACTTCGCAGGCGAGGCACGGCGAAGAACTCTTCGGGAACAGGGCCTGGAACGGCACGATGCCGATCGCCAGCAGTCCGAAGGCCAGCCAGCCACGCAGCGGAGAATCCGGTGACATCAGACAAAATCCGATGATGCACGGCGGCAGCAGCGTGACAGCTCCCGTCAGCATCAGCGTCGGCGACTCGGACGCATCCCGCCGGTTGGGATTGAACAGCATCCACGCAAACACACTGACGAACGCCGTGAAGGCGGAAAGCAGAAAACGCCACTCGGTTCAAACGCCGGGCTGGTGATATGGCCGAGTTCGCGGGCATTCCAAAGCACACCCGCGGCCAGCACAAGAGTTCCCAGACCGCAATCGCCGGCCAATCGACGATTGCGAGACGCTCGGGACGTGGTCATGATTCGGTCATGGCATCATGCCTGTCAGCGGAAAAAGCGGGAACTCGCACCGCCGCATTCTGAAGAAACGCCGCCTCCGTGGAAAGCCAGGCTTTGAGCCCCGCGAGATTCCTGCCACCCGCTTCCCCCGGGGGTTTGTCTTATCCTCGAACAAGTGACAACTTTGGAGTGCGGCAACTCGTCGCCGCTTTGGATTTTGCTGACGCTGCGTTTGAGGTGGATCGACCGGACGAACGGAACTCCACGATTGCCGAAATCCAAAGCGATGCTGATCATCGTACCCAAAGAGACGCTCGTTCAAGGTCCAGTCTTCGAACAAGGGACAACTTGGAGTGCGGCAACCGTCGCTTTGGATTTCGCGTTGTCAGCGATGACATGTGAATCGGCTGACGGACGGAAGCTCCACGATTGCTCGAGATCCAAAGCGATGCTGGATCATCGCACTCCAAGGCAACGCCGGGTCCTCGATTCGACATCGATCGGTTGCTTCCGAGCGTGCGCCATTCGTGGATTCAAGCCGGACTGCACAAGACTGACGGGCGCAGCAAAAGGGGACTTCGCTGTCGCATAAGTGGCCGGAGCACGGGCTGCCTTCTGTCCGGCGCACGAGTCCACCGCGAGCGGGGCAGTTTGAGACATTCGGGCTCGCGGGAGGAAGAAGAGCGAAAAGTACCGGCGTCCGCCGCGGCCAGTATGAATCCGGTTACCGGCGGTGCTCCTTCGGCTTTCCCTGCGAATTTGTGACGGATTTCGGCGGCAAAATCTGCCGCAATACGCCGCTTCTTTTGCGGGAAAAAACTCCTGTTCCGCTGATTGCCGGTTTTTTCTTAAACTCCGGAGCAGTCCCGCACATGTTGTGTGGCTCTGCGGGTTCCGTTCCGCAGTGCGAGGGCGGACGTGCTGATTCAAGGGAGTGACCGCCGCCGGTGTCCGGTCGCGGTCTGTGCTATGGGAAAGGATACCAACGATGCTGCGATTCCGGGGTGACGACTGGTGCCGTTCAATGCTGGCGGCGATGCTGACAATCACGATGTCTTCGGCTGTGATGGGGCAGCCGGCTTCCCGCATCAGCGCGCGGGAATCCGATCTGAACGATGTGAACCGGCTGCTGAACGACGGAGTCGGCGGACCGCAGGGCGGCGTGTTTCGTTCGGGTGTCGGAGCGCTCTCCGCGGCTCCCGTTGACCTTTCGCATGTCGATCTTCGGACGCTGCAGACTCTTCTGAACAATTCCATCTCGGAAGCCGAGCAGTTGTACAGGCTGCTGGACACCGACTATCGCCGCTATCCGGAGCTGCGGCCGCTGCTGGCCGACCTGGTGCAGATGCGAGCTCGCGCGGCACGTCTGAATCAGGACGTTCGCGACGGCATCCCGCTGGAAAGAATGCTGCCGCAGTTCCAGCAGTTGAACAGCGACTGGAGGCTGCTGTCGCATCAGCTGAGTCAGTCACCGCGAGTCAGCCGCACGACTCTGGACGCCGTCAAGCGAATTGACGGCCTGGGTGCGGAACTCGAACGGATGTTTAAGATGGATCCGCAGCTTGACCGTCGCCAGGTGCTGCTGGAGCTGTCGATTCTGCGAAGCTCCATCCGCAATCTGATTGACGAACTGGAACTCGATCCGAACGGAACTCAGCAGACTCTGAATCTTGTCTACGACGCCCGCAAGCTGGAACAGCAGGTCGCTCGCGTCGAAGGCATGGTGCTGGATCAGATCTCTTACGCCACCGTAGTCGCCGAATACAAGAGCTACGAACAGATGTGGGCGTCGCTGAATCCGCGGATCAGTTCGCTGAACAATCGTTACATCGAACGCGCGATTCGAAACATCATGGATGCCGACGACCAGATGCATGACCTGCTGTGGCTGGAAAAGTCATCAAACCGTCAGCACCTCCGGCAGGTGGCCGACGACCTGCTGCGGGACGTCGATGAGTTCTACAACCGGACACCTCTGAAGCTGCTGCTCAGTTTCCGCGACGTCGCTTCGATTCTGGAAACGGCCGACAA
The Planctomycetaceae bacterium genome window above contains:
- a CDS encoding DUF1501 domain-containing protein, with product MTGSINRQLSPETHRSRRSFLYGLGASLAASRLSQLLAEDQPAEDQPAAAGPLASKQPMFPARVKNVIMLFMEGGPGHMDTFDPKPDLSRLHKTESKLSFGQETGFKFFVGSPFSFRRVGNTGIEMCDQWQHLADSYVADELCNFRGCQAESLNHPEALFHMNTGSRLGGDPALGAWTTYGLGTENRNLPGYVVMTELALPQGGSTNWSNGFLPPHYQGTRLRPEGSPLLDLASQPNKTREHQRRALDELAWLNRKHLESVGGSDETLAARIESYELAFRMQAEVPDVIDLNQETQNTHRMYGIDDPDTQTFGRQCLMARRLVEQGVRFVQIFSGGWDSHDYLQQGHTARIRSVDKPMAALIRDLKQRGMLNDTLVIWTGEFGRTPDNNKRGGVYSLGRGHNNRAMTMLLAGGGVKPGVVGATDDLGSTAVDCVHPIRDLHVTLLHLLGLDDNKLTYFHAGRFKQLSQFGGNLITEILS
- a CDS encoding DUF1549 domain-containing protein — its product is MSNAMTTQIQRRQLPIVSMLVGAALLCSCGVASADDAKPAERDFTLKVLPLLKEKCLGCHGGDPDDIQAQFSVVDRQRLLKGGESGEPAVVPGRSGEGSLLPAIRWETLEMPPKENDRLTPDQIALVERWINAGAPWPDDETQARYRTEARSQAVTDDGIRMTSSGGTSQEWTDRRYQPDDLWAFQPVRELTKEELRVLIDEVHAPDANSRSSASGQQASIVNRQSPSIIDALILRSLRTAGIRPAARADARTLIRRATWDLHGLPPTPEDVDEFVAAETHDHNAAWSALVDRLLASPRYGEHWARHWLDVTRYADTGGMSNDFERSNMWRYRDYVIRAFNDDKPYDRFIIEQLAGDELADESVRRRTGGAESVVHQTQISGDYTPEEAEWIVASGFLRLGPWDNAMVTAEEARQLWLDDLVNITGQTFLSTTMRCVKCHDHKFDPIPTRDYYRMYAAFATTHMAERSVPFLPRENGAGFDSGRAHARRMLDFAVTEKNRLVEKREAAALKWFQEHNLPYTDEAARKDLPDEEKPPRAVGLDYIDEGQLKVREQDEWIWTRRLERYEPMAQSVYNAPAANLAWNAARKLRIARAKNAPPPQSHILTGGALTAVGDQVSPGVLSAVPVTADSTANDPYLLTTDIDGRRLGLAAGSPIRPTR